One Pseudonocardia abyssalis DNA segment encodes these proteins:
- a CDS encoding aldo/keto reductase, with protein MQQVRLGSTGLQVSRICLGMMSYGTPDWRDWVLDLDASRPLVRAAVDAGITFFDTADMYSLGASEEVTGTLLRELFARRDDYVLATKVFMPMGDGPNDRGLSRKHILASIDASLTRLGTDHVDLYQIHRWDPETPIEETMEALHDVVRAGKARYIGASSMFAWQFAKAQHTADLGGWTRFVSMQDHYNLLYREEEREMHPLCLDQGVGVIPWSPLARGRLTRLPEQRTTVRAGSDPIADRMYGEADDAVVRAVAEVAKARDLPMAQIALAWLLHREALTAPIIGATKAGHIEDAVAAVEVELSDDEIAALEAPYVPHPVLGHS; from the coding sequence ATGCAGCAGGTCAGGCTGGGAAGTACCGGGTTGCAGGTCTCGCGGATCTGCCTGGGGATGATGAGCTACGGCACGCCGGACTGGCGCGACTGGGTGCTCGACCTCGACGCGTCGCGTCCGCTCGTGCGCGCCGCCGTCGACGCCGGGATCACGTTCTTCGACACCGCCGACATGTACTCGCTCGGCGCGAGCGAGGAGGTCACGGGCACACTGCTGCGCGAGCTGTTCGCGCGCCGCGACGACTACGTGCTCGCCACGAAGGTCTTCATGCCGATGGGCGACGGGCCGAACGACCGCGGGCTCTCGCGCAAGCACATCCTGGCGAGCATCGACGCGTCGCTGACCCGGCTGGGCACCGACCACGTCGACCTCTACCAGATCCACCGCTGGGATCCGGAGACGCCGATCGAGGAGACGATGGAGGCGCTGCACGACGTGGTGCGTGCGGGGAAGGCGCGCTACATCGGGGCGTCGAGCATGTTCGCCTGGCAGTTCGCGAAGGCGCAGCACACCGCCGACCTCGGTGGCTGGACGCGGTTCGTCTCCATGCAGGACCACTACAACCTCCTCTACCGCGAGGAGGAGCGGGAGATGCACCCGCTGTGCCTCGACCAGGGCGTCGGGGTCATCCCGTGGAGTCCGCTGGCGCGGGGCCGGCTGACGCGGCTGCCCGAGCAGCGCACCACCGTCCGCGCCGGGAGCGACCCGATCGCCGACCGCATGTACGGGGAGGCCGACGACGCCGTGGTGCGCGCCGTCGCCGAGGTCGCGAAGGCCCGTGACCTGCCGATGGCGCAGATCGCACTGGCCTGGCTGCTGCACCGGGAGGCCCTCACCGCACCGATCATCGGGGCGACGAAGGCAGGGCACATCGAGGACGCGGTCGCGGCCGTCGAGGTGGAGCTGAGCGACGACGAGATCGCGGCGCTGGAGGCGCCGTACGTGCCGCACCCGGTGCTGGGCCACTCATGA
- the cobO gene encoding cob(I)yrinic acid a,c-diamide adenosyltransferase, with translation MPQGQVETVPDDGLTTRQRRNRPLVVVHTGTMKGKSTAAFGLALRGWSQGWSIGVFQFVKSAKWKVGEETAFRALGRVHAETGEGGPVEWHKMGEGWSWVRKPGTEEDHAAAAQEGWREIRRRIEAGVHDVYVLDEFTYPLKWGWVDVHEVVEVLAAREGRQHVIITGRDAAPELIAAADLVMETGKIKHPMDAGQKGQRGIEW, from the coding sequence ATGCCGCAGGGACAGGTCGAGACCGTGCCCGACGACGGGCTCACGACGAGGCAGCGCCGCAACCGGCCACTCGTCGTCGTCCACACGGGGACGATGAAGGGCAAGTCGACCGCGGCGTTCGGGCTGGCCCTGCGCGGGTGGAGCCAGGGCTGGTCGATCGGGGTGTTCCAGTTCGTGAAGTCGGCGAAGTGGAAGGTCGGCGAGGAGACGGCGTTCCGCGCGCTCGGCCGCGTCCACGCGGAGACCGGCGAGGGCGGGCCCGTCGAGTGGCACAAGATGGGCGAGGGCTGGTCCTGGGTGCGCAAGCCGGGCACCGAGGAGGACCACGCCGCCGCCGCTCAGGAGGGATGGCGCGAGATCCGGCGGCGGATCGAGGCGGGCGTGCACGACGTCTACGTCCTGGACGAGTTCACCTACCCGCTCAAGTGGGGGTGGGTGGACGTGCACGAGGTGGTCGAGGTCCTCGCCGCGCGCGAGGGCAGGCAGCACGTGATCATCACCGGACGGGACGCCGCGCCGGAGCTGATCGCCGCGGCCGACCTGGTCATGGAGACGGGCAAGATCAAGCATCCGATGGACGCCGGCCAGAAGGGCCAGCGGGGAATCGAGTGGTGA